One segment of Rhodopirellula baltica SH 1 DNA contains the following:
- a CDS encoding TerB family tellurite resistance protein: protein MIFISTMQLTRTLERGEFYCPTCESIQGYRHRTKRTFLTLYFIPVIPISAPEPFIQCDNCKSPWDLSVLHIDQRTHEQVRENQFRNEAIRSCVLMTLEDEEISEPEIQSLLRISRVILENPISREELGRLCSVAMHSGIETQNYVMTVSKRWNMQQRLLALQAMFLAASSCEEEVSDAKIRQLGRLKDLLELTETEFEAVIEDSLMYAGV, encoded by the coding sequence ATGATTTTCATCAGCACCATGCAGTTGACTCGGACCCTGGAACGGGGGGAGTTCTACTGCCCAACCTGCGAATCGATCCAGGGTTACCGTCATCGTACGAAACGCACGTTTCTGACCCTGTATTTCATCCCGGTCATTCCGATCAGCGCCCCCGAACCGTTCATCCAGTGCGACAACTGCAAATCGCCCTGGGATCTGAGCGTTCTGCACATCGACCAACGCACGCACGAACAAGTTCGCGAAAATCAGTTTCGCAACGAGGCAATTCGGTCCTGCGTTTTGATGACGTTGGAAGACGAAGAAATCTCCGAACCCGAGATTCAGTCATTACTTCGAATCAGCCGAGTGATTCTGGAAAACCCGATCTCCCGAGAAGAACTGGGGCGGCTGTGTTCGGTCGCCATGCATTCGGGAATTGAAACGCAAAACTATGTCATGACCGTTTCCAAACGCTGGAACATGCAACAGCGTTTGCTCGCTCTACAGGCTATGTTCCTAGCGGCCTCGTCCTGCGAGGAAGAAGTCTCCGATGCCAAAATTCGTCAACTCGGTCGCCTAAAAGATCTACTCGAGCTAACCGAAACCGAATTTGAAGCGGTCATCGAAGATTCGCTGATGTACGCAGGCGTTTGA
- a CDS encoding DUF202 domain-containing protein gives MSEPGTESTSESTGDLLARKRNDLAVIRTDLANERTLLAYLRTSLMMVGTGGTLIKFFGESRELLIAGYGAIGIGAVVLLAGFVRFLQTMRRVRSDCQ, from the coding sequence ATGAGCGAACCCGGCACCGAATCGACATCTGAATCAACCGGCGATCTGCTCGCACGCAAACGGAACGACTTGGCGGTGATCCGAACGGATCTTGCTAACGAGCGGACGTTGCTGGCGTATTTGCGGACGTCGTTGATGATGGTGGGAACCGGGGGAACGCTGATCAAGTTCTTCGGCGAGTCTCGCGAATTATTGATCGCGGGATATGGCGCGATCGGGATCGGTGCGGTCGTTCTGTTGGCCGGTTTCGTTCGCTTTCTTCAAACCATGCGACGGGTGCGATCGGATTGCCAATGA